In a genomic window of Candidatus Avedoeria danica:
- a CDS encoding transposase gives MLGPLVARPRKRTGRPPVDNRRVLNGVLYVLNTGCAWMDMPREYGAYATSLAPPRPVVRGRDTGASLAITPWHAR, from the coding sequence GTGCTGGGACCGCTGGTCGCGCGACCGCGCAAGCGGACAGGACGGCCGCCCGTCGACAACCGCCGCGTCTTGAACGGTGTGCTGTACGTGCTGAACACGGGGTGCGCTTGGATGGACATGCCCAGAGAGTACGGGGCGTACGCAACTAGCTTGGCGCCGCCACGCCCAGTGGTCCGAGGACGGGACACTGGAGCGAGTCTGGCGATCACTCCTTGGCATGCTCGATGA
- a CDS encoding transposase, with the protein MIVTEGNGLPIGLHVASATPHEMTMVEATLSSIRVPRPGRGRPRSRVAELIADKAYDSRPFRQSLRHRGSSRPSR; encoded by the coding sequence ATGATCGTCACCGAGGGCAATGGTCTGCCGATCGGGCTCCATGTGGCCAGCGCGACGCCACACGAGATGACGATGGTCGAAGCAACGCTGAGCTCGATTCGCGTTCCAAGGCCAGGTCGCGGTCGCCCGAGGAGCCGAGTGGCCGAGCTGATCGCCGACAAGGCCTATGACAGCCGACCGTTTCGGCAGTCGCTCCGCCACAGGGGATCAAGCCGACCATCCCGGTGA